One Paraburkholderia caballeronis genomic window, GTGGCCTGTTCGTCATCAACGGGGTCGGCCCACTGTCTCAGACCATCTCTCTCGACGTCACCATGCGCACGCCGGGCTGCCGTTCGAGCACCGACTCGACCAGCACCTTCGCGATGTTGCCGACGGGATTGACCCGCAACCCACGCGGCAGGAGCGGACGAAGCAGCGTGGCGACAGGCATCACGATCCGCTCGGCAAGACGGAACTCTTCCCGCTCTGCGCCGATCATGCCCGGCCGCACGATAGTGACGGACGGGAATCCGATGCCCTTGATGTCCCGTTCGACCTCGCCTTTGGTCCGGCAATAGAGCAACGGAATGGACAGGGACGCGCCGGGCGACGACACCAGTGCAACAACATCGGCGCCGTTCCGGTGTGCCCGTTCCGAAAAAGCCATCGGCAATTCGTAGTCGACGTGGCGAAACGCGGTTTTCGATCCGGCTTTGCGAATCGTCGTCCCCATTGCGCAGATCACGGCATCCACTTTCCACGCGTTTGCCTCGGGCAACAACTGGTCGAGTTGCGCCGCAACCGGATTCACGAGTTTCGGATGAGGAGGAAGGCGGCGACGCGTCGGCGCAATGACCTGCTCGACACGAGCCTCCGCCAGCGCCCGGGCAAGCGTGGCCTTTCCTGTCACCCCTGTTGCACCCAGAATCAGAATTTTCATGGTCGTCGTATTGTGCCCCGTTACCGGGGCGATTTTTTTTCATCGTGCATCAAAAGCATCCCCGGCCGCCTGCCGCTACCGATTGAAACTGTTTTTCCTCGCGAACCGCTTATCGCTTGCCGGGCGACCCGATAGTCTCGGTCCGCTTTCAACGCAGAAACAGGACTTTTCGTGGCACAGCAACAGGCAACTCACTGGATCGGCGCGCTGTATCGGCTCGAACGCTGGACACCCTGCGGCCAGCCCGCCACCGGCCGTCCGCTCGCCGTCGCCCAGCAGGACAATCTGCAACAGATTTTCGATGAAGGAACACCGCCGCCTGCGTGACAGCGGCCGTATCGCCTGAATGGCGTTGCCCGCGCAGCCAGCACGACGATGTATCATTTCATCACTGGACAGTCTGCAATCACGGTCATTCATGCCCACCCGCCATTCTCCGCGCTCGCCTGCGCCACCCGCCGCTACCGACTGGCCATCGCGCCTGCGCGAGGCGGGGCTTCGCTGCACCGCGCTTACCGTTGCCGTGCTCGAACATCTGGAGAACGCCGGCCAACCCCGTTCGCATGACGAGCTCGCCCGAGATCTGGGCGTCGCGGCAGCTGCGGGGAAAATCGACCGCGTAACCCTGTACCGGATCCTCGACCGGCTGACCACAGCAGGCCTTGTTACCCGCATCCAGGGATCGGACCGCGCCTCGCGCCATGCCATTGCGCAACAGCAGAACTCCGCCGGTTATTTCGAGTGCGATCGGTGCCACAGCATTTCCGCGCTTCCGGAAGACGCGGAACTCGCCGGCGTGCTCGCTCGCATCGAGCGCAGGCTCAGCCGGCGCGGCGTCCATAGTACGAACTCCGCCGTCACGATCCACGGCACCTGCCGCGACTGCTCGACCCACCGCGCGTAAGCGCGCTTGCTCTTTGCGCGCGGCGCGGGCCGGCGCCAGCCATTAACGCCACTCTGTTGCATTAATGGCCAACCCTGCTAACATGGGATTTTCCTCCCGGCACCCGCCGTACCCATGAGCGCACCGATCCCCCGGAGTTTCGCGGCCTGGCAGCACTGCATCGAGCACGAGTGCGGCATCCCGCTGACACCGGCGTTCATCCAGGAACGCCTGGCCATACTGGGCGATGCCGGCAATGCCGAAGCGCAGCGGTTCGCACGGCTCTACGGCGAAGCGCACCGGCAGCGGGTACTGGGCTGGTTCGCCGCCGCCCTCGAAAACACATCGCGTCGGGCGTGATACACGGCGCCCGTTTGCCGGCCGACTCCGTACGCATCAAGAGAACTTCGCCATGACAGCTCTGCTCCCAT contains:
- a CDS encoding NAD-dependent dehydratase, with the protein product MKILILGATGVTGKATLARALAEARVEQVIAPTRRRLPPHPKLVNPVAAQLDQLLPEANAWKVDAVICAMGTTIRKAGSKTAFRHVDYELPMAFSERAHRNGADVVALVSSPGASLSIPLLYCRTKGEVERDIKGIGFPSVTIVRPGMIGAEREEFRLAERIVMPVATLLRPLLPRGLRVNPVGNIAKVLVESVLERQPGVRMVTSREMV
- a CDS encoding Fur family transcriptional regulator, giving the protein MPTRHSPRSPAPPAATDWPSRLREAGLRCTALTVAVLEHLENAGQPRSHDELARDLGVAAAAGKIDRVTLYRILDRLTTAGLVTRIQGSDRASRHAIAQQQNSAGYFECDRCHSISALPEDAELAGVLARIERRLSRRGVHSTNSAVTIHGTCRDCSTHRA